In the genome of Polaribacter atrinae, one region contains:
- a CDS encoding outer membrane beta-barrel protein, whose protein sequence is MKKVICTLLLATSLIATAQENEDKGTFTLSGTVDVYGTTNFTKDPGTPGILIASPENANAFGLGFANTVFAYEKGKAGIVADIAFGPRADDANMAGAINQLYAYYNVTDKLTLTAGQFNTFLGYEVINPSANFNYTVSYLFNAGPFSHTGIKADYAVSEDLSFMLAVTNAHGISSADGNLTDDTQLGAQVGYKGQYLNFITGAVSAGGATDWIFLDYTGGFDLTDTFYVGINAAYANSSDADEGYQGVALYLQNTFSDTFSLGLRPELFTTNSGSTDSNVTAFTLTSNINLTSNLKFITDLRFDSSDDYIIEAFPTEKSTSTLTMAAVYSF, encoded by the coding sequence ATGAAAAAAGTAATTTGCACATTATTATTAGCTACTAGCTTAATAGCTACAGCTCAAGAAAACGAAGACAAAGGAACTTTCACATTAAGCGGAACAGTAGACGTATACGGAACAACAAACTTTACAAAAGACCCTGGAACTCCAGGAATATTAATCGCAAGCCCAGAAAACGCAAATGCATTTGGTTTAGGTTTTGCAAACACTGTATTCGCATACGAAAAAGGTAAAGCTGGTATTGTAGCAGATATCGCTTTTGGACCAAGAGCAGATGATGCAAATATGGCAGGAGCAATCAACCAATTATATGCATACTACAATGTAACTGATAAATTAACACTTACAGCTGGTCAATTCAACACCTTCTTAGGATATGAAGTTATCAACCCATCAGCTAACTTTAACTACACTGTATCTTATTTATTTAATGCAGGTCCTTTTTCTCACACAGGTATAAAAGCAGATTACGCAGTTTCTGAAGACTTATCTTTCATGTTAGCTGTAACTAACGCACACGGAATTTCTAGTGCTGATGGTAATCTTACTGACGACACTCAATTAGGTGCTCAAGTTGGATACAAAGGTCAATACTTAAACTTTATTACTGGTGCTGTAAGTGCTGGAGGAGCTACAGATTGGATCTTTTTAGACTATACAGGTGGTTTTGATTTAACAGACACTTTTTATGTAGGAATAAACGCAGCTTACGCAAACTCTAGCGATGCTGACGAAGGATACCAAGGTGTAGCACTTTACTTACAAAACACTTTTTCTGACACTTTTTCTTTAGGATTAAGACCAGAACTTTTTACAACTAACTCAGGAAGCACTGACAGTAATGTAACTGCATTCACTTTAACTTCAAACATCAACTTAACAAGCAACTTAAAGTTTATAACTGACTTAAGATTTGACTCTTCTGACGACTACATCATTGAAGCTTTTCCTACAGAAAAAAGTACATCTACCTTAACAATGGCAGCAGTATACTCTTTCTAA
- a CDS encoding pseudouridine synthase, producing MKYSFSYIVKLQFLGFRFSGWQKQTNAKTLHDMVDKTLSFVFEDVHYKTIGVGRTDAKVSANTYYIQLFTDKVVEEKSFVASLNANFSPDFRAISIQRVDRGFNVINAPKVKEYHYYFSFGGKNHPFSAPFIVNIDESLDLQTMQQAAKMFEGEHYFHKYCTKPSDKTIFKRIINSCEIVENDVLKANFFPEESYILKVRGKGFLRYQIRLMMATLFEVGKGNLDLQFIDSSLKEDNDRMYMRNNAPSSGLQLYDIELDV from the coding sequence ATGAAATATTCATTTTCTTATATAGTTAAGTTACAATTCCTTGGTTTTCGATTTTCTGGATGGCAAAAACAAACAAATGCAAAAACATTGCATGATATGGTAGATAAAACTTTGTCTTTTGTTTTTGAAGATGTTCATTATAAGACAATTGGGGTAGGGAGAACGGATGCTAAGGTTTCTGCGAATACTTATTATATTCAGTTGTTTACGGATAAAGTAGTTGAAGAAAAATCTTTTGTAGCTTCGTTAAACGCTAATTTTTCGCCAGATTTTAGGGCTATTTCTATACAGCGGGTTGATAGGGGGTTTAATGTAATTAATGCTCCTAAGGTTAAAGAGTATCATTATTACTTTTCTTTTGGGGGTAAGAACCATCCTTTTTCTGCTCCTTTTATTGTGAATATTGATGAAAGTTTAGATTTGCAGACTATGCAACAAGCAGCAAAAATGTTTGAGGGTGAGCATTATTTTCATAAATATTGTACTAAACCGTCAGATAAAACTATTTTTAAGAGGATTATTAATTCTTGTGAAATTGTAGAAAATGATGTTTTAAAGGCAAATTTCTTTCCAGAAGAGTCTTATATATTAAAGGTAAGAGGAAAAGGTTTTTTACGATATCAAATTAGATTGATGATGGCGACCTTGTTTGAGGTTGGGAAAGGGAATTTAGATTTACAGTTTATTGATTCTTCTTTAAAAGAAGATAATGATAGAATGTATATGAGAAACAATGCACCTTCTTCTGGTTTGCAATTGTATGATATCGAGTTGGATGTATAA
- a CDS encoding P-II family nitrogen regulator: MKKIEAIIRKSKFSAVKEALHSVDVNFFSYWDVTGLGNEKEGHVYRGVSYSTSDIQRRHVSIVVNDDFEQITIDALLKSAATGEVGDGKIFVSDITEVYRIRTGEKGGETLKKISK; the protein is encoded by the coding sequence ATGAAAAAAATTGAAGCAATTATCAGAAAATCAAAATTCAGTGCTGTAAAAGAAGCATTGCATTCAGTTGATGTAAATTTTTTCTCTTATTGGGATGTTACTGGTTTAGGTAACGAAAAGGAAGGACACGTATATAGAGGTGTAAGCTATAGCACTAGCGATATACAACGTAGACATGTATCCATTGTAGTAAATGATGATTTTGAACAAATAACTATAGACGCCTTACTAAAATCTGCTGCTACAGGAGAAGTTGGTGATGGTAAAATATTTGTATCAGACATAACTGAAGTATACAGAATAAGAACTGGAGAAAAAGGAGGCGAAACTTTAAAGAAAATATCAAAATAA
- a CDS encoding acyl-CoA dehydrogenase — protein MDFSLTEEHIMIRDAARDFAQTELLPGVIERDNKQEFPNELVKKMGDLGFLGIMVDPEYGGSGMDAISYVLIMEELSKIDASASVIVSVNNSLVCYGLEAYASEEQKQKYLTKLATGEFVGAFCLSEPEAGSDATSQATTAEDKGDHYIINGTKNWITSGGRADVYLVIAQTDRDKGHRGINAFIVEKGTEGFHVGPKEDKLGIRGSDTHTLQFNDVKVPKENRIGEDGFGFKFAMKTLSGGRIGIAAQALGIAAGAYELALKYSKQRKAFGTEICNHQAIAFKLADMHTEIEAARMLVMKAAWDKDQGNNYDMSSAMAKLYASKVAMEHTVEAVQIHGGNGFVKDYHVERLMRDAKITQIYEGTSEIQKIVISREIIKG, from the coding sequence ATGGATTTTAGTTTAACAGAAGAACACATCATGATTCGTGATGCTGCAAGAGACTTTGCACAAACAGAATTATTACCCGGTGTAATAGAAAGAGACAACAAGCAAGAATTCCCAAATGAATTAGTAAAAAAAATGGGAGACCTAGGTTTTCTAGGAATTATGGTAGATCCAGAATACGGAGGAAGCGGCATGGACGCAATTTCTTACGTATTAATTATGGAAGAGCTTTCTAAAATTGATGCATCTGCCTCTGTAATTGTTTCCGTAAACAACTCTTTAGTTTGTTATGGACTAGAAGCCTACGCATCTGAAGAACAAAAACAAAAATATTTAACAAAATTAGCAACAGGAGAATTTGTTGGTGCTTTCTGCCTTAGCGAACCAGAAGCAGGTTCTGACGCAACATCACAAGCAACTACAGCAGAAGACAAAGGAGACCATTATATAATTAACGGAACCAAAAATTGGATTACAAGCGGCGGTCGTGCAGATGTTTATTTAGTAATAGCACAAACAGACAGAGATAAAGGACATAGAGGCATCAATGCTTTTATTGTAGAAAAAGGAACTGAAGGTTTTCACGTAGGCCCAAAAGAAGATAAATTAGGAATCCGTGGATCTGACACACACACCCTACAATTTAACGACGTAAAAGTACCGAAAGAAAATAGAATTGGTGAAGATGGCTTCGGATTTAAATTTGCCATGAAAACACTTTCTGGCGGAAGAATCGGTATCGCAGCACAAGCATTAGGCATTGCAGCTGGCGCTTATGAATTGGCTTTAAAATACTCGAAACAACGAAAAGCTTTTGGTACAGAAATTTGCAACCATCAAGCAATTGCTTTTAAATTAGCCGATATGCACACAGAAATTGAAGCTGCAAGAATGTTGGTTATGAAAGCAGCATGGGACAAAGACCAAGGCAACAATTATGACATGTCTAGCGCAATGGCAAAACTATATGCAAGTAAAGTAGCCATGGAACACACCGTAGAAGCCGTACAAATTCACGGAGGAAACGGTTTTGTTAAAGATTATCACGTAGAACGCTTAATGCGAGATGCTAAAATTACACAGATTTACGAAGGTACTTCTGAAATTCAGAAAATTGTAATTTCTAGAGAAATCATCAAAGGATAA
- a CDS encoding ammonium transporter produces the protein MSLFLTLFQDTPVTEVSKAVEQINGDMGMLWMLIAGILVFLMQAGFTLVESGMTRSKNAVNIAMKNLLDICVGSLTFWLVGYSLMYGDTTNGWFFWSGLFQGEGADLFFQTMFAATTATIVSGAIAGRTKYSTYIIFSIVMTAVIYPISGGWQWQGSGWLTEMGFIDFAGSSIVHSVGGWAALVAAFMVGPRIGKYVDGKVLPIPGHNQILATLGVFILWFGWFGFNGGSQLAWGGADSITASNVVLITNLSAAAGGLGALITTWIWYGKPNLSQTLNGVLAGLVSITAGCGNMTAGGAVLAGLIGGILVVFAIEFIEKKLKIDDAIGAASVHGVAGAWGTLVIGLWGVDGDTAIGLFNGGGAAQLGVQATGVLAYAAWAIGLSFIVLGILKATMGLRVSKEVEIEGLDVHEHGSIAYPGVRQRDFDDK, from the coding sequence ATGAGTTTATTTTTAACATTATTTCAAGACACTCCAGTAACAGAAGTTTCAAAAGCTGTTGAACAAATAAATGGAGATATGGGAATGCTTTGGATGCTTATTGCAGGTATCTTAGTATTCTTAATGCAAGCAGGTTTTACCTTAGTAGAATCTGGAATGACAAGATCTAAAAATGCAGTTAACATTGCAATGAAAAATTTATTAGATATTTGTGTAGGCTCATTAACATTCTGGTTAGTTGGTTATTCTTTAATGTACGGAGACACTACTAACGGATGGTTTTTCTGGAGCGGTTTATTCCAAGGTGAAGGAGCAGATTTATTCTTTCAAACAATGTTTGCTGCAACAACTGCAACCATCGTATCTGGAGCAATTGCTGGTAGAACAAAATACTCAACATACATTATATTCTCTATTGTAATGACTGCTGTTATTTACCCTATATCTGGCGGATGGCAATGGCAAGGTAGTGGATGGTTAACAGAAATGGGCTTCATTGACTTTGCAGGTTCCTCAATAGTACACTCCGTAGGTGGATGGGCTGCTTTAGTAGCTGCATTTATGGTAGGTCCAAGAATTGGAAAATATGTAGACGGAAAAGTATTACCGATTCCTGGTCACAACCAAATCTTAGCAACTTTAGGGGTATTTATCCTTTGGTTTGGATGGTTTGGATTTAACGGTGGATCTCAATTAGCTTGGGGTGGAGCAGATTCAATAACTGCATCAAACGTAGTATTAATCACAAACTTATCAGCAGCAGCTGGTGGATTAGGAGCTTTAATCACTACATGGATCTGGTACGGTAAACCAAACTTAAGTCAAACATTAAACGGTGTATTAGCTGGTTTAGTTAGTATTACTGCAGGTTGTGGTAACATGACTGCCGGAGGAGCTGTATTAGCTGGTTTAATTGGAGGTATACTTGTTGTATTTGCAATTGAATTTATAGAAAAGAAATTAAAAATTGATGACGCTATTGGAGCTGCTTCTGTACACGGTGTTGCCGGTGCATGGGGTACTTTAGTTATCGGTCTTTGGGGTGTAGACGGAGACACAGCTATTGGATTATTCAATGGTGGTGGCGCTGCTCAATTAGGTGTTCAAGCAACTGGAGTATTAGCATACGCTGCATGGGCAATTGGTTTATCATTTATTGTTCTTGGAATACTAAAAGCAACCATGGGATTACGTGTAAGTAAAGAAGTAGAAATAGAAGGTTTAGACGTACACGAACACGGATCTATCGCTTACCCAGGAGTAAGACAAAGAGACTTTGACGATAAATAA
- a CDS encoding ammonium transporter: MELLTINNVWMMICTALVFFMHLGFAFLEIGLTRQKNTLNILFKNIFIITTGLLLYALVGFNLMYPGFADGSSGIVGFAGFGLSSPLTAEGALDLAYNEGYTYWTDFLFQGMFAATAATIVSGAVAERMKILPFMIFAIIYVGIVYPIAGSWKWGGGFLDQLSTPFYDFAGSTLVHSVGGWAAVVAVCLLGARIGKFKKGEIQAIPGHNIPLATAGVLILWLGWFGFNGGSVLSADPELTSLTLVTTCLSAAAGGVIAAIVSTIMYKNLDLTMFLNGILGGLVGITAGADQMSPTDAIIIGAIAGAIIVFAVSLIDKLKLDDPVGAIAVHLICGIWGTLAVGLFGNLAGVDQFISQLIGVVSYAVFCLSTSFIIIYTLKKTMRIRVSEKEEVEGLDVHEHGMDAYPDFRLNEH, encoded by the coding sequence ATGGAATTATTAACAATAAACAATGTATGGATGATGATCTGTACAGCACTAGTTTTCTTTATGCATTTAGGTTTTGCATTTTTAGAAATTGGTTTAACAAGACAAAAAAACACCCTTAACATACTTTTCAAAAATATTTTTATTATCACCACAGGACTACTATTATACGCATTAGTAGGCTTCAACTTAATGTACCCTGGCTTTGCTGATGGATCATCTGGAATTGTTGGTTTTGCAGGATTTGGATTATCATCTCCACTAACTGCAGAAGGCGCTCTAGATTTAGCATACAACGAAGGTTACACTTACTGGACAGATTTCTTGTTTCAAGGGATGTTTGCAGCAACTGCCGCTACCATCGTTTCTGGTGCCGTTGCAGAAAGAATGAAAATTCTTCCATTTATGATATTCGCCATAATATACGTAGGTATTGTTTACCCAATTGCAGGTTCTTGGAAATGGGGTGGTGGTTTTTTAGATCAATTATCAACACCTTTTTACGATTTTGCAGGCTCAACACTAGTACACTCTGTTGGAGGATGGGCAGCCGTAGTAGCTGTTTGCTTATTAGGCGCTAGGATAGGAAAGTTTAAAAAAGGAGAAATACAAGCAATTCCTGGTCACAACATACCACTAGCAACTGCAGGTGTTTTAATCCTTTGGTTAGGTTGGTTTGGATTTAATGGAGGTTCTGTTTTATCTGCAGACCCAGAACTAACATCATTAACATTAGTTACAACTTGCTTATCTGCAGCAGCAGGTGGAGTTATTGCCGCTATTGTATCAACAATAATGTACAAAAACTTAGATTTAACAATGTTCTTAAACGGTATTTTAGGAGGTTTAGTTGGTATTACTGCAGGTGCAGATCAAATGTCTCCTACAGATGCTATTATAATTGGAGCTATTGCAGGTGCAATAATTGTTTTTGCAGTTAGCTTAATAGATAAATTAAAACTAGATGACCCTGTTGGAGCTATTGCTGTTCACTTAATATGTGGTATTTGGGGAACTTTAGCAGTTGGTTTATTTGGTAACCTTGCAGGTGTAGATCAATTTATCAGCCAACTAATTGGTGTAGTTTCTTACGCTGTTTTTTGCCTATCAACTTCATTTATCATTATATATACCCTAAAGAAAACAATGAGAATAAGAGTTAGCGAAAAAGAAGAAGTAGAAGGCTTAGATGTTCATGAACATGGTATGGATGCATACCCTGACTTTCGTCTAAACGAACACTAG
- a CDS encoding anhydro-N-acetylmuramic acid kinase: MNKSDVFIIGLMSGTSLDGIDLVYVRFDKESYQDFSILHSKTVSYSEEWKTTLQDAIHSSSDDLRVLDINYGKLLGEEICAFIDEFQIENIDFIASHGHTVLHQPENGITLQVGDGQTIADATCQKVICDFRTQDVNLGGQGAPLVPIGDELLFSDYDYCLNLGGFSNISFHEDGKRIAYDICPVNIVLNRYAKELGFEYDDKGMIAAKGTYLMQLESDLRALEYYEQKPPKSLGLEWVQKEIFPRLESSKRKPEDLLRTFTDHVAWAIAKVLPKNARVLVTGGGAFNEYLINKVQQEKEVALIVPGHQLINFKEALIFAFLGLLKSEGKINCLSSVTGVSKDHSSGEVFYPKK; encoded by the coding sequence ATGAATAAAAGTGATGTTTTTATAATAGGATTAATGTCTGGAACGTCTCTAGACGGTATCGATTTGGTTTATGTTCGATTTGATAAAGAATCGTATCAAGATTTTAGTATTTTACATTCAAAAACGGTTTCGTATTCAGAAGAATGGAAAACTACTTTACAAGATGCTATTCATTCTTCTTCGGATGATTTAAGGGTTTTGGATATTAATTATGGTAAGCTTCTGGGTGAAGAGATTTGTGCTTTTATTGATGAGTTTCAGATTGAAAACATCGATTTTATAGCATCTCATGGTCATACGGTTTTGCATCAACCGGAAAACGGAATTACACTTCAGGTGGGAGATGGGCAAACAATTGCAGATGCAACTTGTCAAAAAGTTATTTGCGATTTTAGAACTCAAGATGTTAATTTAGGTGGTCAAGGAGCGCCTTTGGTGCCTATTGGGGATGAGTTACTTTTTTCTGATTATGATTATTGCTTAAATCTAGGTGGTTTTTCTAATATTTCCTTTCATGAGGATGGTAAGAGAATTGCGTATGATATTTGTCCGGTAAATATTGTGCTGAATAGATATGCTAAAGAATTAGGTTTTGAGTATGACGATAAAGGAATGATTGCTGCTAAGGGAACTTATTTAATGCAACTTGAGTCAGATTTACGAGCACTTGAGTATTATGAGCAAAAACCGCCAAAATCTTTAGGTTTAGAATGGGTGCAAAAAGAAATTTTTCCAAGATTAGAATCGTCAAAAAGAAAACCTGAAGACTTATTAAGAACATTTACAGATCATGTTGCTTGGGCAATAGCAAAAGTTTTACCTAAAAATGCAAGGGTTTTAGTTACTGGTGGAGGTGCTTTTAATGAATATTTAATTAATAAGGTGCAACAAGAAAAAGAGGTAGCGCTTATTGTGCCAGGTCATCAATTGATAAATTTTAAAGAAGCGCTTATTTTTGCTTTTTTAGGCTTGTTAAAAAGTGAGGGTAAAATAAATTGTTTAAGTTCTGTAACAGGTGTAAGTAAAGATCATTCTTCTGGTGAGGTTTTTTATCCTAAGAAGTAA